A window from candidate division KSB1 bacterium encodes these proteins:
- a CDS encoding ketoacyl-ACP synthase III, whose amino-acid sequence MKRARIISTGRYVPEKLVTNEEMTKLVPTSDEWIRERTGIEQRHFVDREIGASDLGYEAAQIALQRAGLKASDIDFIIFATLSPDYMFPGSGCVMQQRLGVHGIGALDVRTQCTGFVYGLAVANAFIQTGQYKRILLVGAEVHSTGLEYNERGRHIAVLFGDGAGAVILEASENGRGVLSTHLHADGRYVKELWTENPGSRRIPRLYPGILEDGTCFPQMNGREVFKHAVTKFPEVIKEALHANNLTLDEVKLVIPHQANLRISEAVAQRLSLPPEKMFNNIQRYGNTTAASIPIALDEALEQGKIDEGDLIVLASFGSGFTWASAAIRW is encoded by the coding sequence ATGAAACGCGCGCGTATTATCAGCACCGGACGTTATGTTCCTGAAAAGCTTGTCACCAACGAAGAAATGACCAAGCTTGTTCCCACCAGCGACGAATGGATTCGCGAGCGCACCGGCATTGAGCAGCGTCATTTTGTCGATCGCGAAATCGGCGCTTCCGATCTCGGTTACGAAGCCGCGCAAATCGCCCTGCAGCGCGCCGGGCTCAAAGCTTCCGATATTGATTTCATCATCTTTGCGACGTTGAGTCCGGATTATATGTTTCCCGGCTCCGGCTGCGTGATGCAACAACGTTTGGGCGTCCATGGCATTGGCGCGTTGGATGTGCGCACGCAATGCACCGGTTTCGTTTACGGCCTCGCGGTGGCCAATGCGTTCATTCAAACCGGCCAATACAAGCGCATTCTTCTCGTCGGCGCTGAAGTGCATTCCACCGGTTTGGAATACAACGAGCGCGGCCGCCACATCGCGGTGTTGTTCGGCGACGGCGCCGGCGCCGTCATTCTCGAAGCGAGCGAGAACGGTCGGGGGGTGCTCTCAACTCACTTGCACGCCGATGGCCGCTATGTCAAGGAGCTATGGACGGAAAATCCCGGCAGCCGGCGCATTCCGCGACTTTATCCCGGCATCCTCGAAGACGGCACGTGCTTTCCGCAAATGAATGGCCGCGAAGTCTTCAAACACGCCGTGACGAAATTTCCCGAAGTGATCAAGGAAGCGCTGCACGCCAACAATCTGACGCTCGACGAGGTCAAGCTGGTGATTCCGCATCAAGCGAATTTGCGCATCAGTGAAGCCGTGGCGCAGCGCCTGAGCCTGCCGCCGGAAAAAATGTTCAATAACATCCAACGTTACGGCAACACCACCGCTGCGTCGATTCCCATCGCCCTCGACGAGGCGCTCGAACAGGGAAAGATTGACGAAGGCGACCTTATCGTTCTCGCCTCGTTCGGCAGCGGCTTCACCTGGGCCAGCGCCGCGATTCGGTGGTAA